Proteins found in one Cellulomonas palmilytica genomic segment:
- a CDS encoding M20/M25/M40 family metallo-hydrolase, with translation MAARRTTALAGTLVTLVVGTSALLAPPASAHGRGHHLDPDRFAQQVTTRGVWRHLEELQRIADRHDGNRAALTEGYEASARYVERTLKKAGYRTTRDPFTFGLEVVDAASLTLSTGESYAVDQMQYAPNSPAGGVSAPASVPVDPTGCTPDAWGDVETAGTIAVVSRGACTFAQKAVTAEAAGAVGLVVYNNVEEMLFGTLGEEDLVSLPVAGMGMADGLAVVETVTEGGATLTLDTRFHEEERTSFNVIAETKAGRDDNVVMLGAHLDGVEEGPGINDNGSGSAVLLEVAVQLAKHKKHNNTVRFAWWGAEELGLIGSTEYVNELATKPGELDRIATYLNFDMVGSPNYIIGVYDADESTYEAPVDVPEGSAQTEAVLTDYFDGIGQPWVDTEFSGRSDYQAFILNGIAASGLFTGADDIKTDEEVALFGGTPGIRHDPNYHTADDDLANVSRTAIGIMAPAVAYATASLAHDTSAINGVSGPGKPGHHHGPGKPGKRHGHGPGGEHRQLERAA, from the coding sequence GTGGCAGCACGACGCACCACCGCCCTCGCGGGCACCCTGGTCACGCTCGTGGTCGGCACGAGCGCGCTTCTCGCCCCGCCCGCCTCCGCGCACGGCCGCGGGCACCACCTCGACCCCGACCGCTTCGCTCAGCAGGTCACGACCCGCGGCGTGTGGCGGCACCTCGAGGAGCTCCAGCGCATCGCCGACCGCCACGACGGCAACCGGGCGGCCCTCACCGAGGGGTACGAGGCGAGCGCGCGCTACGTCGAGCGCACGCTGAAGAAGGCCGGCTACCGCACGACACGGGACCCGTTCACGTTCGGGCTCGAGGTCGTCGACGCCGCGAGCCTGACGCTCTCGACGGGCGAGTCGTACGCGGTCGACCAGATGCAGTACGCGCCGAACAGCCCCGCGGGCGGAGTGAGCGCCCCGGCGTCGGTGCCCGTCGACCCGACGGGCTGCACCCCCGACGCGTGGGGGGACGTCGAGACGGCCGGCACGATCGCCGTGGTCAGCCGCGGCGCCTGCACGTTCGCGCAGAAGGCGGTGACGGCCGAGGCGGCCGGGGCCGTGGGGCTCGTCGTCTACAACAACGTCGAGGAGATGCTGTTCGGCACCCTCGGCGAGGAGGACCTGGTCTCGCTCCCCGTCGCGGGCATGGGGATGGCAGACGGGCTCGCGGTCGTCGAGACCGTGACGGAGGGCGGCGCGACGCTCACGCTCGACACGCGGTTCCACGAGGAGGAGCGCACGAGCTTCAACGTCATCGCCGAGACCAAGGCCGGGCGCGACGACAACGTCGTCATGCTCGGCGCGCACCTCGACGGCGTCGAGGAGGGACCGGGGATCAACGACAACGGCTCGGGGTCCGCGGTGCTGCTGGAGGTCGCGGTGCAGCTCGCCAAGCACAAGAAGCACAACAACACCGTGCGGTTCGCGTGGTGGGGCGCCGAGGAGCTCGGCCTCATCGGCTCCACGGAGTACGTGAACGAGCTCGCGACGAAGCCCGGCGAGCTCGACCGCATCGCGACGTACCTCAACTTCGACATGGTCGGCTCGCCGAACTACATCATCGGCGTGTACGACGCGGACGAGTCGACGTACGAGGCGCCGGTCGACGTGCCCGAGGGCTCGGCGCAGACCGAGGCGGTCCTGACGGACTACTTCGACGGCATCGGGCAGCCGTGGGTGGACACCGAGTTCTCCGGCCGGTCGGACTACCAGGCGTTCATCCTCAACGGCATCGCGGCCTCGGGCCTGTTCACGGGCGCCGACGACATCAAGACCGACGAGGAGGTCGCGCTGTTCGGCGGCACGCCCGGCATCCGCCACGACCCGAACTACCACACGGCCGACGACGACCTGGCGAACGTCAGCCGTACCGCGATCGGGATCATGGCCCCGGCGGTGGCGTACGCGA
- a CDS encoding M3 family metallopeptidase — translation MKREPLDPENPFAAPSPLPYGLPDYTRIRTEHYLPAVVHGMAEHRAQVEVVATDPSEPTAENTLVALERAGRTLHRALTAFFNSSSADSSPELDALEEEIAPRLAAHLDAIHLDRRLFARLEALVAQVEAGTLTLEPDTAWLLERTHTAFVRAGVRLDEAAQERLRELNARITTLATVFGREVLAATNAAAVLVTDEAELDGLPDDARAAAARAARERGHDSGWLLELQLPTGQPQLVTLRDRGVRERLFRASVSRGLSGEHDTRATLLELARLRAERAQLLGYRHHAAYVAEDATARSAEAVADILGRLAPAAVANARREADELTAALHEDHPGATLEPWDWAYYAERVRSRARALDETALRPYLELDRVLHEGVFRAATALYGLTFTERTDLVGYHPDVRVFEVHDADGSGLGLFLADYWTRESKRGGAWMNNLVDQSTLLGEPPVVVNNLNIPKPPDGQPTLLTWDEVTTMFHEFGHALHGLLSAVRYPSQSGTEVPRDFVEYPSQVNEIWAWEPQVLQAFAVHHETGEPMPSAWVETLLAGRQDGEGFKTTEYLAAALLDQAWYRLSPDEVPTDPEQVEAFEAAALERAGVAFAPVPPRYRSAYFNHVFSSGYSAGYYSYIWSEVLDADTVEWFRENGGLRRENGDVFRARLLSRGGSVDPMDSFRDLRGRDPQIAPLLERRGLTAAATA, via the coding sequence ATGAAGCGTGAGCCGCTCGACCCCGAGAACCCGTTCGCCGCACCGTCGCCGCTGCCGTACGGCCTGCCCGACTACACCCGCATCCGGACGGAGCACTACCTGCCCGCGGTCGTGCACGGCATGGCCGAGCACCGCGCGCAGGTCGAGGTCGTCGCGACCGACCCGAGCGAGCCGACGGCGGAGAACACGCTCGTCGCGCTCGAGCGCGCGGGCCGCACGCTGCACCGGGCGCTCACGGCGTTCTTCAACTCCTCGAGCGCGGACTCCTCACCCGAGCTCGATGCGCTCGAGGAGGAGATCGCCCCCCGCCTGGCGGCGCACCTCGACGCGATCCACCTCGACCGGCGGCTGTTCGCGCGGCTCGAGGCGCTCGTCGCGCAGGTCGAGGCGGGCACGCTCACGCTCGAGCCCGACACCGCCTGGCTGCTCGAGCGCACCCATACCGCGTTCGTGCGGGCGGGCGTCCGGCTGGACGAGGCGGCGCAGGAGCGTCTGCGCGAGCTCAACGCGCGCATCACGACGCTCGCCACGGTGTTCGGCCGCGAGGTCCTGGCCGCCACCAACGCCGCGGCCGTGCTCGTGACGGACGAGGCCGAGCTCGACGGTCTGCCCGACGACGCGCGCGCGGCCGCGGCCCGGGCGGCGCGCGAGCGGGGCCACGACTCGGGGTGGCTGCTCGAGCTGCAGCTGCCGACCGGCCAGCCGCAGCTCGTGACGCTGCGCGACCGCGGCGTGCGCGAGCGCCTGTTCCGCGCGTCGGTGTCCCGCGGGCTGTCGGGGGAGCACGACACGCGAGCGACGCTCCTGGAGCTCGCCCGGCTGCGTGCCGAGCGCGCGCAGCTGCTCGGCTACCGGCACCACGCCGCCTACGTCGCGGAGGACGCCACGGCGCGCTCCGCGGAGGCCGTGGCCGACATCCTGGGCCGGCTCGCGCCCGCGGCCGTCGCGAATGCGCGCCGCGAGGCCGACGAGCTGACCGCGGCGCTGCACGAGGACCACCCCGGCGCGACGCTCGAGCCGTGGGACTGGGCGTACTACGCCGAGCGGGTCCGCTCGCGCGCCCGGGCGCTCGACGAGACCGCGCTGCGCCCGTACCTGGAGCTCGACCGCGTGCTGCACGAGGGCGTGTTCCGCGCCGCGACCGCGCTGTACGGGCTGACGTTCACCGAGCGCACCGACCTCGTCGGGTACCACCCGGACGTGCGCGTGTTCGAGGTGCACGACGCCGACGGCTCGGGGCTGGGGCTGTTCCTCGCGGACTACTGGACGCGCGAGTCGAAGCGCGGCGGTGCGTGGATGAACAACCTCGTCGACCAGTCGACGCTGCTGGGCGAGCCGCCCGTCGTCGTGAACAACCTCAACATCCCCAAGCCCCCGGACGGCCAGCCCACGCTGCTCACGTGGGACGAGGTCACGACGATGTTCCACGAGTTCGGGCACGCGCTGCACGGGCTGCTGTCGGCGGTGCGCTACCCCTCGCAGTCGGGCACCGAGGTGCCGCGTGACTTCGTCGAGTACCCGTCGCAGGTCAACGAGATCTGGGCGTGGGAGCCGCAGGTGCTGCAGGCGTTCGCGGTGCACCACGAGACGGGCGAGCCCATGCCGTCGGCGTGGGTCGAGACACTGCTGGCCGGTCGGCAGGACGGCGAGGGCTTCAAGACCACCGAGTACCTCGCGGCCGCGCTGCTGGACCAGGCATGGTACCGCCTGTCGCCCGACGAGGTCCCGACCGACCCGGAGCAGGTCGAGGCGTTCGAGGCCGCGGCGCTCGAGCGGGCCGGGGTGGCGTTCGCGCCCGTGCCCCCGCGCTACCGCAGCGCGTACTTCAACCACGTGTTCTCGAGCGGGTACTCGGCGGGCTACTACTCGTACATCTGGTCCGAGGTGCTCGACGCCGACACCGTCGAGTGGTTCCGCGAGAACGGCGGCCTGCGCCGCGAGAACGGCGACGTGTTCCGCGCGCGGCTGCTGTCGCGCGGCGGGTCGGTCGACCCGATGGACTCGTTCCGCGACCTGCGCGGCCGCGACCCGCAGATCGCGCCGCTGCTCGAGCGGCGCGGCCTCACCGCGGCGGCGACCGCCTGA
- a CDS encoding TRAFAC clade GTPase domain-containing protein, translated as MATLRVREQHVAVFGESGSGKTVLVSSFYGAAQEQTFQKEGLYRLVADDVGQGNRLRQNYLGMKNAARAPEPTRFASTAYAFTLQLKKHPKGSSSAAAFDELRLVWHDYPGEWFEEEPSTEQEAARRLESFRALLRSDVAVILVDGQKLLDRAGEEEKYLKSLLWGLREGVVRFTADLLDDGEPLVDFPRIWILALSKADLHPDMDVHAFQDLLIEKAAGDVDALHQVLKELVQVPEALSLGEDFMLLSSARFEADRIEVDRRVGLDLLLPVACLLPLERLVRWAERIEIPRRWLDRLADNAAAIAPLVGGAAPWFSKVPRFGPFAARTLPLLAAALQHSGPTLRSINAKARADGDHLRAVLTQFRLDLEQGVQDDLLVTGTR; from the coding sequence ATGGCGACCCTTCGCGTGCGGGAGCAGCACGTCGCGGTGTTCGGGGAGAGCGGGAGCGGCAAGACCGTCCTGGTCTCGTCCTTCTACGGCGCGGCGCAGGAGCAGACGTTCCAGAAGGAGGGTCTGTACCGCCTCGTCGCCGACGACGTGGGTCAGGGCAACCGGCTGCGGCAGAACTACCTCGGGATGAAGAACGCCGCGCGCGCCCCCGAGCCGACGCGCTTCGCGTCCACCGCGTACGCGTTCACGCTGCAGCTCAAGAAGCACCCGAAGGGCTCGTCGTCGGCCGCCGCGTTCGACGAGCTCCGGCTCGTGTGGCACGACTACCCGGGCGAGTGGTTCGAGGAGGAGCCGAGCACCGAGCAGGAGGCCGCGCGCCGCCTCGAGTCGTTCCGCGCCCTGCTGCGCTCCGACGTGGCCGTGATCCTCGTCGACGGCCAGAAGCTGCTGGACCGCGCCGGCGAGGAGGAGAAGTACCTCAAGTCGCTGCTGTGGGGTCTGCGCGAGGGCGTCGTCCGGTTCACGGCGGACCTGCTCGACGACGGTGAGCCGCTCGTGGACTTCCCGCGCATCTGGATCCTGGCGCTGTCCAAGGCGGACCTGCACCCGGACATGGACGTGCACGCCTTCCAGGACCTGCTGATCGAGAAGGCCGCGGGCGACGTCGACGCGCTGCACCAGGTCCTCAAGGAGCTCGTGCAGGTGCCCGAGGCGCTGTCGCTGGGCGAGGACTTCATGCTGCTCTCGTCGGCCCGGTTCGAGGCGGACCGGATCGAGGTCGACCGGCGCGTCGGGCTCGACCTGCTGCTGCCCGTGGCGTGCCTCCTGCCGCTGGAGCGGCTCGTGCGGTGGGCCGAGCGGATCGAGATCCCGCGCCGGTGGCTCGACCGCCTCGCGGACAACGCGGCCGCGATCGCCCCGCTCGTGGGCGGCGCGGCACCGTGGTTCTCGAAGGTCCCGCGGTTCGGCCCGTTCGCGGCGCGCACGCTCCCGCTGCTCGCGGCCGCGCTCCAGCACAGCGGCCCGACGCTCAGGTCGATCAACGCGAAGGCACGGGCCGACGGGGACCACCTGCGCGCGGTGCTGACGCAGTTCCGGCTCGACCTCGAGCAGGGTGTGCAGGACGACCTGCTCGTCACCGGCACGAGATGA
- a CDS encoding M20/M25/M40 family metallo-hydrolase produces MPSSQTTPTSPTLTAADEVVDICRELIRFDTSNYGDNSGPGERAAAEYTATLLSDVGIEPEVFESAPGRTSLVARIEGADRSRPALVLHGHLDVVPARAQDWTVDPFAGHVDGDLLWGRGAVDMKDMDAMILSVVRQMAREGRRPARDVVLAMFADEEAGGAYGARWAVDNRPELFEGATEAISEVGGFSVAIGDRRAYLLQTAEKGLAWLRLVADGRAGHGSQVSPDNAVTHVAEAVARIGRHAWPLDLTPTVRALLEGVADLTGLPFDPEDEHGIDALVAALGSASRFVGATLRHTTNPTQLTAGYKANVIPGRAEAAVDTRFLPGREEEFWSTFGELAGPHVRVEKIHHDVALEAPTSGALVDAMTDALVAEDPQAVVLPYTLSAGTDNKSLSRLGITGYGFVPLRLPADLDFAGMFHGVDERVSIDALKFGTRVLDRLLATA; encoded by the coding sequence GTGCCCAGCAGCCAGACCACCCCGACGTCCCCGACCCTGACGGCCGCCGACGAGGTCGTCGACATCTGTCGCGAGCTCATCCGGTTCGACACGTCGAACTACGGCGACAACAGCGGACCGGGGGAGCGGGCCGCCGCGGAGTACACCGCGACACTGCTGAGCGACGTCGGCATCGAGCCCGAGGTGTTCGAGAGCGCGCCGGGCCGCACGAGCCTCGTCGCCCGCATCGAGGGCGCGGACCGCTCGCGCCCCGCGCTCGTCCTGCACGGACACCTCGACGTCGTCCCGGCGCGCGCGCAGGACTGGACCGTCGACCCGTTCGCGGGCCACGTCGACGGGGACCTGCTGTGGGGCCGCGGTGCGGTCGACATGAAGGACATGGACGCGATGATCCTGTCGGTCGTGCGGCAGATGGCCCGCGAGGGCCGCAGGCCCGCTCGCGACGTCGTCCTCGCGATGTTCGCCGACGAGGAGGCGGGCGGCGCGTACGGCGCGCGCTGGGCCGTCGACAACCGTCCCGAGCTGTTCGAGGGCGCGACCGAGGCGATCAGCGAGGTCGGCGGCTTCTCGGTCGCGATCGGCGACCGTCGGGCCTACCTGCTGCAGACCGCCGAGAAGGGCCTCGCGTGGCTGCGGCTCGTCGCGGACGGGCGCGCGGGGCACGGCAGCCAGGTCTCGCCCGACAACGCGGTGACCCACGTCGCCGAGGCCGTCGCGCGGATCGGCCGGCACGCGTGGCCGCTCGACCTCACCCCGACGGTGCGCGCGCTGCTCGAGGGTGTCGCAGACCTCACCGGTCTGCCGTTCGACCCCGAGGACGAGCACGGGATCGACGCGCTCGTCGCGGCGCTCGGGTCGGCGAGCCGGTTCGTCGGCGCGACGCTGCGGCACACCACCAACCCGACGCAGCTCACGGCGGGGTACAAGGCGAACGTCATTCCCGGCCGCGCGGAGGCCGCGGTCGACACGCGGTTCCTGCCGGGGCGCGAGGAGGAGTTCTGGTCCACGTTCGGCGAGCTCGCCGGGCCGCACGTGCGTGTCGAGAAGATCCACCACGACGTCGCGCTCGAGGCGCCCACGTCGGGTGCGCTCGTCGACGCGATGACGGACGCGCTCGTGGCGGAGGACCCGCAGGCCGTGGTCCTGCCGTACACGCTCTCGGCCGGCACGGACAACAAGTCGCTGTCCCGGCTGGGGATCACCGGCTACGGGTTCGTGCCGCTGCGGCTGCCCGCCGACCTGGACTTCGCGGGCATGTTCCACGGCGTCGACGAGCGCGTGTCGATCGACGCCCTGAAGTTCGGCACGCGCGTCCTGGACCGCCTGCTCGCGACCGCCTGA
- a CDS encoding DUF5703 family protein, which translates to MTVGTRPRRRDWVAQGGQYEYRVITLPRSTSRSEARQLLTEQAEYGRWELARTVLYEGGERRVWLRRKVLRVRSTLD; encoded by the coding sequence ATGACGGTCGGGACACGTCCGCGGCGCCGGGACTGGGTCGCCCAAGGCGGGCAGTACGAGTACCGGGTGATCACCCTGCCGCGCAGCACGAGCCGCAGCGAGGCACGTCAGCTGCTCACCGAGCAGGCCGAGTACGGCCGCTGGGAGCTGGCCCGGACCGTGCTCTACGAGGGCGGTGAGCGGCGCGTGTGGCTGCGCCGCAAGGTCCTGCGCGTGCGCAGCACGCTCGACTGA
- a CDS encoding primosomal protein has translation MTVDPRAALDRFIAALEAHYNAVVARKGEDDPAVDDAYDVLADAFEVYDDALGTIHGEATPFYLAEEEDDEDEYEDDVDDADDADDDTDGDFDDEYDDEIEVEPAR, from the coding sequence ATGACCGTCGACCCCCGTGCCGCGCTGGACCGATTCATCGCCGCGCTCGAGGCGCACTACAACGCCGTCGTCGCGCGCAAGGGCGAGGACGACCCTGCGGTCGACGACGCCTACGACGTGCTCGCGGACGCGTTCGAGGTGTACGACGACGCGCTCGGCACGATCCACGGGGAGGCCACGCCGTTCTACCTCGCCGAGGAGGAGGACGACGAGGACGAGTACGAGGACGACGTCGACGACGCGGACGACGCCGACGACGACACCGACGGCGACTTCGACGACGAGTACGACGACGAGATCGAGGTCGAGCCGGCGCGCTGA
- a CDS encoding aldo/keto reductase, producing MEHRHVGRTGLRVSRIGLGTMTWSRDTDEHEAAELLRDLVGAGGSLVDTSASYADGGAEELLGSLIGDVVPREDLVLCTKAGVRRTADGPTVDASRGGLLASLDASLARLRTDHVDLFLVQTPDPRTPLEETASALRQAVLSGRARYVGVANHPGWQVARLAGLLDDVRDHVGLAAVEMEYSLLQRGIEREVLPAARALGAGVLAWSPLGRGVLTGKYRRTVPADSRAASPHLAGFVQPYLTGSASAVVDAVVTAASGLQRQPLEVALAWLAHREGVAGAVVGARTSAQLRGALSSLDLELPDEIVQALDDVSAPTVGYPERF from the coding sequence ATGGAGCATCGTCACGTGGGCCGCACGGGCCTGCGCGTGTCGCGGATCGGCCTGGGCACGATGACCTGGAGCCGCGACACCGACGAGCACGAGGCGGCCGAGCTGCTGCGCGACCTCGTCGGCGCGGGCGGCTCGCTCGTCGACACCTCGGCCTCGTACGCGGACGGCGGGGCCGAGGAGCTCCTGGGCTCGCTCATCGGCGACGTGGTGCCGCGCGAGGACCTCGTGCTGTGCACCAAGGCGGGCGTGCGGCGCACCGCCGACGGCCCAACGGTCGACGCGTCCCGCGGTGGCCTGCTCGCCTCGCTCGACGCGTCCCTCGCGCGCCTGCGCACCGACCACGTCGACCTGTTCCTCGTGCAGACGCCCGACCCGCGCACGCCGCTCGAGGAGACCGCGTCCGCGCTGCGCCAGGCCGTGCTGTCGGGCCGCGCGCGCTACGTGGGCGTCGCGAACCACCCCGGCTGGCAGGTCGCGCGGCTCGCCGGACTGCTCGACGACGTGCGTGACCACGTCGGGCTCGCCGCCGTCGAGATGGAGTACTCGCTGCTGCAGCGCGGCATCGAGCGCGAGGTGCTGCCCGCCGCGCGGGCGCTGGGTGCCGGTGTCCTCGCGTGGTCGCCGCTCGGGCGGGGCGTGCTCACCGGCAAGTACCGCCGCACGGTCCCCGCCGACTCGCGCGCGGCCTCACCGCACCTCGCGGGCTTCGTGCAGCCGTACCTGACGGGGTCCGCGTCGGCCGTGGTCGACGCGGTCGTCACCGCCGCGAGCGGCCTGCAGCGCCAGCCCCTCGAGGTCGCGCTCGCGTGGCTCGCCCACCGCGAGGGCGTGGCGGGTGCGGTCGTCGGGGCGCGCACGTCGGCGCAGCTGCGCGGTGCGCTCTCGTCGCTCGACCTCGAGCTGCCGGACGAGATCGTCCAGGCGCTCGACGACGTCTCCGCGCCGACGGTGGGCTACCCCGAGCGGTTCTGA
- a CDS encoding undecaprenyl-diphosphate phosphatase, which yields MSGFDAIILGLVQGLTEFLPVSSSAHLRIVGDLMGGDPGAAFTAITQLGTETAVLLYFRHDIKRIVLAWWHALRGRYGTDMRARLGAPRGERPDHDALMAWFIAAGSVPIVVLGLAFQDSIENTFRNLWLVVATLAIFAVLLGWADKVGRHARPLEELTVRDAVKFGFWQALALIPGVSRSGGTITGGLLMGYTREAAARYSFLLAIPAVFGSGLYQLAKSVDDFGKAGTPGFGVTLLATVVAFAVGYLVIIAFLKIVSTFSYKPFVYYRLGLAALVVVLLLTGAVDAMPAEVAAE from the coding sequence ATCAGCGGGTTCGACGCAATCATCTTGGGTCTGGTGCAGGGGCTCACCGAGTTCCTGCCCGTCTCGTCCAGCGCGCACCTGCGGATCGTGGGCGACCTGATGGGCGGCGACCCGGGCGCGGCGTTCACCGCGATCACCCAGCTCGGCACCGAGACGGCGGTGCTCCTGTACTTCCGCCACGACATCAAGCGGATCGTGCTCGCGTGGTGGCACGCGCTGCGCGGGCGCTACGGCACGGACATGCGCGCACGCCTCGGCGCCCCGCGCGGCGAGCGGCCGGACCACGACGCGCTCATGGCGTGGTTCATCGCGGCGGGCTCGGTGCCGATCGTCGTGCTCGGCCTGGCGTTCCAGGACTCGATCGAGAACACGTTCCGCAACCTGTGGCTCGTCGTCGCGACGCTCGCGATCTTCGCGGTCCTGCTCGGCTGGGCCGACAAGGTCGGACGGCACGCGCGGCCGCTCGAGGAGCTGACCGTGCGCGACGCGGTGAAGTTCGGGTTCTGGCAGGCGCTCGCGCTCATCCCGGGCGTCTCGCGGTCGGGCGGCACCATCACCGGCGGTCTGCTCATGGGCTACACCCGCGAGGCTGCCGCCCGGTACTCGTTCCTGCTGGCCATCCCCGCCGTGTTCGGCTCGGGGCTGTACCAGCTCGCGAAGTCGGTCGACGACTTCGGGAAGGCCGGGACGCCCGGCTTCGGGGTCACGCTGCTCGCGACCGTCGTCGCGTTCGCCGTCGGCTACCTCGTGATCATCGCGTTCCTGAAGATCGTCTCGACGTTCAGCTACAAGCCGTTCGTCTACTACCGCCTCGGCCTGGCCGCGCTCGTCGTCGTGCTCCTGCTCACGGGTGCGGTCGACGCGATGCCCGCCGAGGTCGCCGCGGAGTGA
- a CDS encoding CorA family divalent cation transporter, whose product MSGERRAYVRDEHGWREVSQVPGVPGPGLAWVVVGDGAALLDLARRGGVSEQGLAMLDEHPLTTLGRSPGGQVDDSGRHVRGHVNRSGAGEILLTVPTVTYVEASQDVRTGALTCVMTDRLVIAWEQGDAGVLASAAHRLCGGLPVPDTGTRQVLAAILLTLVTRASDVETGLGDAVARLEQLVVEPPVRGRRPDRDEDSLGAVYGLKREIAEARRALGPMTSALPELEAEAQEARAEDRPVPGLAASSAWLRRVRERSDRVDAHLDAHDGLLDAMLSVHLSAVSVRQNEDMRKISAWAAMITVPTLVAGVYGMNFRYMPELDWRLGYPLALALMAVACGLLHHAFRRSGWL is encoded by the coding sequence GTGAGCGGCGAACGGCGCGCGTACGTGCGCGACGAGCACGGGTGGCGCGAGGTGTCCCAGGTGCCGGGTGTCCCGGGGCCCGGGCTGGCGTGGGTCGTCGTGGGAGACGGCGCCGCGCTGCTCGACCTGGCGCGCCGCGGCGGCGTCAGCGAGCAGGGCCTGGCGATGCTCGACGAGCACCCGCTCACGACCCTGGGGCGGAGCCCGGGCGGCCAGGTGGACGACTCGGGGCGGCACGTGCGCGGGCACGTGAACCGGTCAGGCGCCGGCGAGATCCTGCTGACCGTCCCGACCGTGACCTACGTCGAGGCGTCCCAAGACGTGCGCACGGGCGCGCTGACCTGCGTCATGACGGACCGGCTCGTCATCGCGTGGGAGCAGGGCGACGCGGGCGTGCTCGCGTCCGCGGCGCACCGGCTGTGCGGCGGGCTGCCCGTGCCGGATACCGGGACCCGGCAGGTGCTCGCCGCGATCCTGCTGACGCTCGTGACACGCGCGTCCGACGTGGAGACCGGGCTGGGTGACGCGGTCGCACGGCTCGAGCAGCTCGTCGTGGAGCCGCCGGTCCGCGGCCGACGGCCCGACCGCGACGAGGACTCGCTGGGTGCCGTGTACGGGCTCAAGCGCGAGATCGCCGAGGCCCGGCGTGCGCTCGGCCCGATGACGAGCGCGCTTCCCGAGCTCGAGGCCGAGGCGCAGGAGGCGCGTGCCGAGGACCGACCCGTGCCGGGCCTGGCGGCGTCGAGCGCGTGGCTGCGTCGCGTGCGCGAGCGCTCGGACCGCGTCGACGCCCACCTGGACGCGCACGACGGCCTGCTCGACGCGATGCTCTCGGTCCACCTGAGCGCGGTGTCGGTGCGGCAGAACGAGGACATGCGCAAGATCTCCGCGTGGGCCGCGATGATCACCGTGCCCACGCTCGTCGCGGGGGTCTACGGCATGAACTTCCGGTACATGCCGGAGCTCGACTGGCGGCTCGGCTACCCGCTCGCGCTCGCGCTCATGGCGGTGGCGTGCGGCCTGCTGCACCACGCGTTCCGGCGCTCCGGCTGGCTGTGA
- the mshC gene encoding cysteine--1-D-myo-inosityl 2-amino-2-deoxy-alpha-D-glucopyranoside ligase: MLTWPAPQIPELPGHGGPVRVRDSSSGELVVAAPGEDASLYVCGITPYDATHLGHAATYVAFDVLGRAWRDEGKKVRYASNVTDVDDPLLERATATGVDWRELADDQVALYCEDMTALGVVPPDAWAGVVESIPRIVAAVEKLVADGAAYRVPAPDAAGDDVYADLTADERFGGVAHLDGSTMLAQFAERGGDPDRAGKRAPLDPLLWRAARDGEPSWDGGSLGAGRPGWHIECAVIAGDALGGSFDVEGGGSDLLFPHHEMSTSHLRLLSGGTGGRVHVHAGMVGLDGEKMSKSRGNLVLVSALRAAGVDPMAIRLAILAHRYRDDWDWTDAGLVAAQERLARWRRAMSGNGGADSAPVLDAVRAAVADDLDTPRALAVVDAWAAQTLADSQDGGACFVEGAPGVVARTIDALLGVRL, translated from the coding sequence GTGCTCACCTGGCCGGCCCCGCAGATCCCCGAGCTCCCCGGCCACGGCGGCCCCGTCCGCGTGCGCGACTCGTCCTCGGGCGAGCTCGTCGTGGCGGCACCCGGCGAGGACGCGTCGCTGTACGTGTGCGGCATCACGCCGTACGACGCGACGCACCTCGGCCACGCGGCGACCTACGTCGCGTTCGACGTCCTGGGTCGGGCTTGGCGCGACGAGGGCAAGAAGGTGCGCTACGCGTCGAACGTCACCGACGTCGACGACCCGCTGCTCGAGCGCGCGACCGCGACGGGCGTCGACTGGCGCGAGCTCGCCGACGACCAGGTCGCGCTGTACTGCGAGGACATGACCGCGCTCGGCGTCGTCCCGCCCGACGCGTGGGCCGGGGTCGTGGAGTCGATCCCGCGGATCGTCGCCGCCGTCGAGAAGCTCGTCGCGGACGGCGCCGCCTACCGGGTGCCCGCGCCCGATGCGGCCGGCGACGACGTGTACGCCGACCTCACGGCCGACGAGCGCTTCGGCGGCGTCGCGCACCTCGACGGCTCGACGATGCTCGCCCAGTTCGCCGAGCGCGGGGGAGACCCCGACCGGGCCGGCAAGCGCGCACCGCTCGACCCGCTGCTGTGGCGCGCCGCGCGCGACGGCGAGCCGTCGTGGGACGGCGGGTCGCTCGGCGCGGGTCGTCCCGGCTGGCACATCGAGTGCGCCGTGATCGCGGGCGACGCGCTCGGTGGCTCGTTCGACGTCGAGGGGGGCGGGTCCGACCTGCTGTTCCCGCACCACGAGATGAGCACCTCGCACCTGCGCCTGCTGTCCGGCGGCACCGGTGGTCGGGTCCACGTGCACGCCGGCATGGTCGGCCTCGACGGCGAGAAGATGAGCAAGTCGCGCGGCAACCTCGTGCTCGTCTCCGCGCTGCGCGCGGCCGGTGTCGACCCGATGGCGATCCGGCTCGCGATCCTGGCGCACCGCTACCGCGACGACTGGGACTGGACCGACGCCGGGCTCGTCGCCGCGCAGGAGCGACTCGCGCGGTGGCGCCGGGCGATGTCCGGCAACGGCGGCGCGGACTCCGCGCCCGTGCTCGACGCCGTGCGTGCCGCCGTGGCCGACGACCTCGACACGCCGCGCGCGCTGGCGGTCGTCGACGCGTGGGCCGCGCAGACGCTCGCCGACTCGCAGGACGGCGGCGCGTGCTTCGTCGAGGGCGCACCCGGCGTCGTGGCGCGCACGATCGACGCGCTGCTCGGCGTCCGTCTCTAG